One genomic segment of Pandoraea thiooxydans includes these proteins:
- a CDS encoding IMPACT family protein: MPELAAPVQTEIEIRKSRFIGMVLPVSTRDEARQRLQEIRAQWPGATHYCWVLLCEGASGFDDDGEPSGTAAKPMYNVLMHKGLNNVLGVVVRYYGGIKLGAGGLVRAYGQAISEALKRATLVQAEPTVERTYRVAFAAESALRRLCEKSGAQVLEVGYGEAVTLRVRLKSAELEAFEMSARQMLGGALEVVTDA, translated from the coding sequence GTGCCTGAATTAGCCGCACCCGTCCAAACCGAAATCGAAATCCGCAAAAGCCGTTTCATCGGCATGGTGCTGCCCGTGAGCACGCGTGACGAGGCGCGCCAGCGGCTGCAGGAGATCCGCGCGCAATGGCCCGGCGCGACGCATTACTGCTGGGTGCTGCTGTGCGAGGGCGCGTCGGGTTTCGACGACGACGGCGAGCCGTCGGGCACGGCCGCCAAGCCGATGTACAACGTGCTGATGCACAAGGGCCTGAACAACGTGCTGGGTGTGGTGGTGCGTTACTACGGCGGCATCAAGCTCGGCGCGGGCGGGCTGGTGCGCGCCTACGGGCAGGCGATCAGCGAAGCGCTCAAGCGCGCTACGCTGGTGCAGGCCGAACCGACTGTCGAGCGGACCTACCGCGTGGCTTTCGCGGCGGAGTCGGCGCTGCGCCGCCTGTGCGAGAAAAGCGGCGCGCAGGTGCTCGAGGTCGGCTATGGCGAGGCCGTGACGTTGCGCGTGCGGCTCAAGAGCGCCGAGCTCGAGGCCTTCGAGATGAGCGCGCGGCAGATGCTGGGCGGCGCGCTCGAGGTGGTGACCGACGCCTAG
- a CDS encoding TetR/AcrR family transcriptional regulator produces MRPPASIPVPRRPGRPANQPGNDHRDRLLDAATALFARQGAAATSLTQIARAVELTPAMVHYYFRTRDQLLDAVVDERIGPLIERVTGPALDNGAEAQGAVEMIVGLARRMLQTAEQAPWFPPLWIREIVSDGGLLRERMLQRFALPRGQVIVTRIAAAQARGEINPALEPRMVFVSVLALTLLPLATASIWRRLPEPGHLDTDALARHVSALLTSGLGTPPTERDSS; encoded by the coding sequence ATGCGCCCCCCAGCCTCCATACCCGTGCCACGCCGGCCGGGCCGACCCGCCAACCAGCCCGGCAACGATCATCGCGACCGCTTGCTGGACGCTGCCACCGCCCTGTTCGCCAGGCAGGGCGCGGCGGCCACCTCGCTGACCCAGATCGCTCGCGCGGTCGAGCTGACCCCGGCAATGGTGCATTACTACTTCAGAACCCGCGATCAATTGCTCGATGCCGTGGTCGACGAGCGTATCGGCCCGCTGATCGAGCGCGTCACCGGTCCGGCACTGGACAACGGCGCCGAAGCCCAGGGCGCGGTCGAGATGATCGTCGGCCTGGCACGGCGCATGCTGCAGACGGCCGAACAGGCACCCTGGTTTCCGCCGCTGTGGATACGCGAGATCGTCAGCGACGGCGGCCTGCTGCGCGAGCGCATGCTGCAGCGTTTCGCGTTGCCGCGCGGGCAGGTCATCGTCACACGCATCGCGGCGGCCCAGGCCCGCGGCGAAATCAATCCGGCGCTCGAGCCGCGCATGGTGTTCGTCTCCGTGCTCGCCCTCACGCTGCTGCCGCTGGCGACCGCGTCGATCTGGCGTCGCCTGCCCGAGCCGGGGCACCTCGATACCGACGCCCTGGCGCGCCATGTGAGCGCACTGCTCACCAGCGGTCTTGGCACCCCACCCACGGAGCGCGACAGCTCATGA
- a CDS encoding efflux transporter outer membrane subunit — protein MRAARFSRATLPMLVMLGALAGCTAGPDFKAPTAPRVASYVAGSLPARTVSADAPGGQVQYFVSDQRIAAQWWTLFHCAALNKLVEQALRDSPTLAQAQARLHQAQQALAAQTSAFDYPSVNGTLSTARQQINTRAMGLGAAPNPGPFTLYNASVGVSYTLDLFGAQRRALEALRAALDYQRFELAAARLTLAANVVTAVVREASLRDQLRATTTIVDAQRSQLRITEGRHRLGAVPELDVIAQRSQLAQTEATLPGLRQQLAQTRHLLAVYLGVPPGAARLPAIELAELHLPTRLPLALPSELARQRPDIQAAEALLHQASANVGVATASLYPHISLSASLGTEATGLRDVFGPASGVWNLGAALTQPLFHGGELRARRREAVAAYDQAAAAYRQTVLAGLQNVADTLRALQADAQALQARADAAAQAERTYRITQGQYRAGGLSYLAVLDAQQRVAQARLARIQATAQRYADSAALLQALGGGWWAPGAPD, from the coding sequence ATGCGCGCTGCCCGCTTCTCCCGTGCGACCCTGCCAATGCTCGTGATGCTTGGCGCACTCGCCGGCTGCACCGCCGGGCCCGACTTCAAGGCTCCCACGGCGCCGCGCGTGGCCAGCTACGTGGCCGGCTCGCTGCCTGCGCGCACCGTCTCGGCCGACGCACCCGGCGGCCAGGTGCAATATTTCGTGAGCGATCAGAGAATCGCCGCGCAATGGTGGACGCTGTTTCACTGTGCCGCCCTGAACAAGCTCGTCGAGCAAGCCCTGCGCGACAGCCCGACGCTGGCACAGGCGCAGGCCCGCCTGCATCAGGCCCAGCAGGCGCTGGCCGCGCAAACCAGCGCGTTCGATTACCCCAGCGTCAACGGCACGCTGTCGACTGCGCGCCAGCAGATCAATACGCGCGCGATGGGCCTTGGCGCGGCGCCGAATCCGGGGCCGTTCACCCTCTATAACGCTTCGGTCGGGGTAAGCTACACGCTCGACTTGTTCGGTGCGCAGCGGCGCGCGCTCGAGGCGTTGCGCGCGGCGCTCGACTATCAGCGCTTCGAGCTCGCAGCAGCACGCCTGACGCTTGCCGCCAATGTGGTCACCGCGGTGGTGCGCGAGGCGTCGCTGCGCGATCAGTTGCGCGCCACGACGACGATCGTCGACGCCCAGCGCAGCCAATTGCGCATCACCGAGGGCCGCCACCGCCTGGGCGCGGTGCCCGAGCTCGACGTCATCGCCCAGCGCAGCCAATTGGCGCAAACCGAAGCCACCCTGCCCGGCCTGCGCCAGCAGCTCGCGCAAACGCGGCATCTGCTGGCGGTCTACCTTGGCGTGCCGCCCGGCGCGGCGCGCCTGCCAGCCATCGAGCTGGCCGAGCTGCACCTGCCGACCCGGCTGCCGCTGGCCCTGCCGTCCGAGCTGGCACGCCAGCGGCCCGACATTCAGGCCGCCGAAGCGTTGTTGCATCAGGCCAGCGCCAATGTCGGCGTGGCCACCGCCAGTCTCTATCCGCATATCAGCCTGAGCGCCTCGCTGGGCACTGAAGCCACCGGCCTGCGCGACGTGTTCGGCCCCGCCTCGGGCGTCTGGAATCTGGGCGCCGCGCTCACCCAGCCGCTGTTCCACGGCGGCGAGTTGCGCGCCCGCCGGCGTGAGGCCGTGGCCGCCTACGATCAGGCTGCCGCCGCTTACCGCCAAACCGTACTCGCCGGACTGCAGAACGTGGCCGACACACTGCGCGCACTGCAAGCCGACGCGCAGGCGCTGCAAGCGCGCGCCGACGCCGCCGCGCAGGCCGAACGCACCTACCGTATCACCCAGGGACAATATCGCGCCGGCGGCCTCAGCTACCTGGCCGTGCTCGACGCGCAGCAGCGCGTGGCCCAGGCACGGCTGGCGCGCATCCAGGCCACCGCGCAGCGTTACGCCGACTCGGCCGCGCTATTGCAGGCGCTGGGCGGCGGCTGGTGGGCGCCGGGCGCGCCCGACTAG
- a CDS encoding ABC transporter permease — MSFSWRRWWGIVLKEFLQLRRDRITFGLIIGMPLIQLMLFGYAINTDPKHLATAVIAADHSPFTRTFLADMSASNYFDFVGELPNEAAGREALAQGRVQFVVSIPADFTRKLLRGEHPALLVEADATDPSTIGNAVAALVQLPQSLSDKDLHGPLAPLAARAPPFEVRVHNLYNPERITQYNIIPGLMSVILTMTMVMMTGLAMTRERERGTMENLLATPVEPIEVITGKIVPYVFIGLVQATIILLAAKFLFRVPFVGSIGSVYLATLLFIAANLTVGITLSSLAQNQLQAVQLTFFYFLPSILLSGFMFPFQGMPGWARVIGSGLPMTYFNRLIRGILLKGNGWVDLWPNIWPLMVFTVIVMSVAVKFYRKTLD, encoded by the coding sequence ATGAGCTTTTCCTGGCGCCGCTGGTGGGGCATCGTGCTCAAGGAATTTTTGCAACTGCGGCGCGACCGGATCACCTTCGGCCTGATCATCGGCATGCCGTTGATCCAGCTGATGCTGTTCGGCTATGCAATCAACACCGATCCCAAGCACCTGGCCACCGCCGTCATCGCCGCCGACCACAGCCCCTTCACGCGCACCTTCCTGGCCGATATGAGCGCCTCGAACTACTTCGACTTCGTCGGCGAGCTGCCCAACGAGGCGGCCGGACGCGAGGCGCTGGCGCAGGGGCGGGTGCAATTCGTCGTCAGCATTCCGGCCGACTTCACGCGCAAATTGCTGCGCGGCGAACACCCGGCGCTGCTGGTCGAGGCCGACGCCACCGATCCGTCGACCATCGGCAACGCCGTCGCGGCACTCGTGCAGTTGCCGCAGTCGCTCTCCGACAAGGATCTGCACGGCCCCCTCGCCCCGTTGGCCGCGCGCGCGCCGCCCTTCGAAGTGCGTGTGCACAACCTCTACAACCCCGAGCGCATCACCCAGTACAACATCATTCCGGGCCTGATGAGCGTGATTCTGACCATGACCATGGTGATGATGACCGGCCTGGCGATGACCCGCGAGCGCGAGCGGGGCACGATGGAAAATCTGCTCGCCACACCGGTCGAGCCCATCGAGGTCATCACCGGCAAGATCGTCCCCTACGTATTCATCGGCCTGGTACAGGCCACCATCATCCTGCTGGCCGCCAAATTTCTGTTTCGGGTGCCGTTCGTCGGCAGCATCGGCTCGGTGTATCTGGCCACGCTGCTGTTCATCGCCGCCAACCTGACGGTCGGCATCACGCTCTCGTCGCTGGCGCAAAACCAGTTGCAGGCGGTGCAGCTGACGTTTTTCTATTTCCTGCCGAGCATCCTGCTCTCGGGCTTCATGTTTCCGTTCCAGGGCATGCCGGGCTGGGCACGGGTCATCGGCAGCGGCCTGCCAATGACGTATTTCAATCGGCTGATCCGCGGCATCCTGCTCAAGGGCAACGGCTGGGTCGACCTGTGGCCCAACATCTGGCCGCTGATGGTCTTCACCGTCATCGTGATGAGCGTGGCGGTAAAGTTCTACCGCAAGACACTTGACTGA
- a CDS encoding HlyD family secretion protein — MSHPINLSRLARSLAHSLALLPALWLAGCGKPTPPTYQGYAEGEFVYVASPLAGRLDHLWVRRGQTIGNHTPLFALEAADELAAQQQAQQQLQASEAQLADLRLGKRPAELAVVRAQLAQARANARQADLQYRRDAGQFKLGGISQAQLEASRAVQLADDAKVRELSSQLAVARLPARADQIRAQTAQVAAARAALAQATWKLDQKTVGTTQAGLVFDTLYRVGEWVPAGSPVVSLLPPGNIKIRFFVPESVVGALRIGRAIAVHCDGCGAAIPARLTYISTEAEYTPPVIYSNETRAKLVFMVEARPDKTDAPRLHPGQPLEVTLR; from the coding sequence ATGAGCCACCCGATCAATCTGTCTCGCCTGGCACGTTCCCTGGCACACTCCCTGGCGCTGCTGCCAGCCCTCTGGCTGGCCGGGTGCGGCAAGCCGACGCCGCCCACCTACCAGGGCTACGCCGAAGGCGAATTCGTCTACGTCGCGTCGCCGCTGGCCGGCCGGCTCGACCATTTGTGGGTGCGGCGCGGGCAAACCATCGGCAACCACACGCCACTGTTCGCGCTCGAAGCAGCCGACGAGCTTGCCGCGCAACAGCAGGCGCAGCAGCAACTGCAAGCGTCCGAGGCGCAGCTTGCCGACCTGCGGCTCGGCAAGCGGCCCGCCGAATTGGCAGTGGTGCGCGCGCAGCTTGCCCAGGCACGGGCCAACGCGCGGCAGGCCGACCTGCAATACCGGCGCGATGCCGGACAGTTCAAACTCGGCGGCATCTCGCAAGCGCAGCTGGAGGCCAGCCGCGCCGTGCAATTGGCCGACGACGCCAAAGTGCGCGAGCTGAGCAGCCAGTTGGCGGTGGCCCGACTGCCGGCGCGCGCCGACCAGATCAGGGCGCAAACCGCACAGGTGGCAGCCGCGCGCGCGGCGCTTGCGCAGGCCACCTGGAAACTCGATCAGAAGACCGTCGGCACCACGCAGGCCGGGCTGGTGTTCGACACGCTGTACCGCGTCGGCGAGTGGGTGCCGGCCGGCAGCCCGGTAGTCTCGCTGCTGCCGCCCGGCAACATCAAGATCCGCTTCTTCGTGCCCGAATCGGTGGTCGGCGCACTGCGCATCGGGCGCGCGATCGCCGTGCATTGCGACGGCTGCGGCGCCGCGATTCCCGCCAGACTCACCTACATCTCGACCGAGGCCGAATACACGCCGCCGGTCATCTACAGTAACGAGACCCGCGCCAAGCTCGTGTTCATGGTCGAAGCGCGCCCGGACAAAACCGACGCGCCCCGCTTGCACCCGGGTCAGCCGCTCGAGGTAACGCTGCGATGA
- a CDS encoding ABC transporter ATP-binding protein, protein MMPARTAPDDGYAIDVHGLNKHFGDKHVVCDLTMQVRHGEIFGFLGPNGSGKTTSIRMMCGLLTPDSGHGTCLGFDILRQREQLKRRVGYMTQRFSYWDDLSIRENLDFVARVYGMPRRREAVERALENLGLAQRAHQLAGSLSGGWKQRLALAACMLHEPELLLLDEPTAGVDPKARRDFWEELYQLAARGISVLVSTHYMDEAERCHKLAYIAYGKLLAQGTAADVIAGQQLSTFSVAGPDLAALSQRLAGQPGVDQTVVFGGALHVTGRDRAALEATLQRLAAHTDYRPTPIDTGLEDVFIHMMNRSADNFGSTP, encoded by the coding sequence ATGATGCCCGCGCGCACGGCCCCGGACGACGGCTATGCGATCGACGTGCATGGCTTGAACAAGCATTTCGGCGACAAGCACGTCGTGTGCGACCTCACCATGCAGGTGCGGCACGGCGAGATCTTCGGTTTTCTCGGCCCCAACGGCAGCGGCAAGACCACCTCGATCCGCATGATGTGCGGGCTGCTCACACCCGACAGCGGCCACGGCACCTGCCTGGGCTTCGATATCCTGCGCCAGCGCGAACAGCTCAAGCGCCGCGTCGGCTACATGACGCAACGCTTCTCCTACTGGGACGATCTCTCGATTCGCGAGAATCTCGATTTCGTCGCGCGGGTCTACGGCATGCCGCGGCGCCGCGAGGCGGTCGAGCGCGCTCTGGAAAATCTCGGCCTCGCGCAACGCGCCCATCAACTGGCCGGATCGCTCTCGGGCGGCTGGAAGCAACGCCTGGCATTGGCCGCCTGCATGCTGCACGAGCCCGAACTGCTGCTGCTCGACGAACCGACCGCCGGGGTCGACCCCAAGGCCCGGCGCGACTTTTGGGAAGAGCTGTATCAGCTGGCTGCGCGCGGCATCTCGGTGCTGGTCAGCACGCATTACATGGACGAAGCCGAGCGCTGCCACAAGCTGGCATATATCGCCTACGGCAAGCTGCTCGCGCAGGGCACCGCGGCCGACGTCATCGCCGGCCAGCAACTCAGCACGTTCTCGGTGGCCGGTCCCGACCTGGCTGCGCTCAGCCAGCGGCTGGCGGGCCAGCCCGGGGTCGACCAGACCGTCGTGTTCGGCGGCGCGCTGCACGTCACCGGGCGCGACCGCGCCGCGCTCGAGGCCACGCTGCAGCGCCTGGCCGCGCACACCGACTACCGCCCCACACCGATCGACACCGGCCTGGAAGACGTGTTCATCCACATGATGAACCGCTCGGCCGACAACTTCGGGAGCACGCCATGA